Genomic window (Vigna radiata var. radiata cultivar VC1973A chromosome 1, Vradiata_ver6, whole genome shotgun sequence):
tAGAACTATATCGAAGaaaccctcccaaactagggaccaaaagcagtattaagaaaaaaaaaaaaaaaaagttagcaaCATAGTATCATGGTTATAGCCGTTACGTTAAGTATTGAAGAGCTAAatgaaacttttatttctttgaatgactaaattgtaaGGACCCATTGTTCTCTGTTTTTATAATAATGGTAAATCTTTTCTTACCAGTTTTAGCTTGGGTTGTGTAACTTCCACAGAAGAACTGACAAACGGCACTAAACAATGAGTAACAAAAGGGGTTATTATATTCTTGGATTCCCTTTGATGGTTTCTAAAAccagatttattttatttttcatttttgtagtttttgaCATGTTTTATTAGTAAGAATTAGTTGTTTATGAATTGGCTAGCTTCCTGAAAAGGTTCTTTGTCCTTGTATGTATGTACATTTTAAAAGATGTGCATTAGCAAGAAGAAGGACTATTGTTTATGCAAATCTAGAAGCAGAACAAAGCCAGAGTGTTCTATGGCCACTAGTTTAAGAAACAAGCAATTGAAAACTTGTACAATAAAGCATTCAAGGTGAGCATAGAAAAAAACAGTGGAAcatcactttttcattttttttttcctccatcTATCTATGTACACGTCAAATTATCATTAATGAATAATGACACTATAACAAGACTTAGACATATCACGAATTGGTGAAGTTGAATTAGATATAAGAAGGCATTCCATGAGAGAAAGTTCAGTTTAGAACTGAATTAAAGCTTGAAAGGTTTATCCTAACCAAAGATTGGAACAAAGTTCATATTTATATGAGCCATTCAGCAAAGGTTTTGATTCAGAATATAACTCAGCAATGACAATGAAGGCTCGAGGAAATGAGATTTTCAATGGGAAGTACACGACAAGAACCACAGCCAAAAGCTTTCTCCTGGTACCCTTCACTCTTCTTCTCATCATGCTCCCTCTTTCTCTCATGAGGAACTCACACGAATCAACTCCTGAGGTGTCTTCTGCAACTGTCAGCAGCAGCAGTTTGAACAACACAGAAATTAAACACTGTGACATCTTTTCTGGGAGATGGATGCATACTTCCAGACCACCTTACTACACCAATGAAACATGCCACTGGATTATTGACCAGCAAAATTGCATCAAGTTTGGGAGACCCGATAGAGAGTACCTGCATTGGAGGTGGAAGCCTGATGAATGTGAGCTTCCACTCTTCAATGCAACTCAGTTCTTGAATCTTCTGAGAGGAAAGAAAATGGTGTTTGTTGGAGACTCGGTGGGGAGAAACCAGATGCAGTCTTTGTTGTGCCTCCTAAGTCATGTAAGTGATAAACTCCCACCTTTTTTCTAGCTTTTTCCAAGAGAATAGAAGCTGAAAGTGTTTGTCATAGAGTTCTTAATCTACCCTTTTGTCTCAATTTTTGAGAAATCATCAACTAGTTGTATTTCTGGTAGAAAGAAAACTTTGTTAATGAGTTTGCTGCATGATTATGATTCAAGGTTTTGAATTATGGAATTCTGATTGGAAACTGTTTTCTGAAACCTTGGTTATGTTAGAAAGTTCTAAGCAATCATAAAACATGCTTATGATGCTTGTGTGATTTgtgtttgaaatttgatttttcagGTATCTGAACCTGAGGATGCTTCTCACAAATACTCTTCAGATGTCATGTACTTCAAAAGGTATATCTATCATGAGTACAACTTCACCCTTGGAAATCTGTGGTCTCCATATTTTGTGAGATCCAGTGATGCTGACCCAAAAGGACATTCCTTCAACAGCATAATGAGACTGTATGTGGATGAGGCAGATGAAGCATGGACTAGTGAGGTTGAGAAGTTTGACATTGTGATAATCTCATCAGGGCAATGGTTTTTCAGGCCTCTGCTGTTCTATGAAAAGGGTAAACTTGTGGGATGCAACAAGTGTGGGATGGAGAATGTGACAGACCTGACACACCTCTTTGGATACAGGAAGGCATTCAGGACAGCATTTAGGGCACTGAATGATCTTGAAGGGTACAAGGGGGTGACATTTTTTAGGACATTCTCCCCAGCACACTTTGAGGATGGGGATTGGAACAAGGGAGGGAAGTGTGTGAGGACTAGGCCATTCAGCAAACAAGAAATGAAGCTTGATGGATACATTCTAGACATGTATATGACACAAGTGGAGGAGTTTGTAGAAGCACAAAGGGTAGCCAAAGAGAGAGGGTTGAATTTTGTGATGATGAACACAACTGAGATAATGCTTCTTAGGCCTGATGGACATCCCAACAACTATGGACATTCTCAGGACAAAAATGTGACACTGAATGACTGTGTTCACTGGTGTTTGCCAGGGCCAGTTGATACTTGGAATGAGTTTTTGCTGCATATGTTGGATGTAGAAAGTAAGGGATATTATAGTTCAAAGCTAGAGAGAGTTTTTTAAGAGCTTTGGATTTACCATGTGGAGatactttttgttgttttgtttttgagtTCAGAGAAgtatattgtatttttgtgCAGATGATATAGAATGTATATCCAAAGGTATTTTGTGGACACAAATTGTCTTCATTAGCTGTCATGCATTATGATAAATTGCCCAAGAACTTCA
Coding sequences:
- the LOC106758880 gene encoding protein trichome birefringence-like 19, coding for MTMKARGNEIFNGKYTTRTTAKSFLLVPFTLLLIMLPLSLMRNSHESTPEVSSATVSSSSLNNTEIKHCDIFSGRWMHTSRPPYYTNETCHWIIDQQNCIKFGRPDREYLHWRWKPDECELPLFNATQFLNLLRGKKMVFVGDSVGRNQMQSLLCLLSHVSEPEDASHKYSSDVMYFKRYIYHEYNFTLGNLWSPYFVRSSDADPKGHSFNSIMRLYVDEADEAWTSEVEKFDIVIISSGQWFFRPLLFYEKGKLVGCNKCGMENVTDLTHLFGYRKAFRTAFRALNDLEGYKGVTFFRTFSPAHFEDGDWNKGGKCVRTRPFSKQEMKLDGYILDMYMTQVEEFVEAQRVAKERGLNFVMMNTTEIMLLRPDGHPNNYGHSQDKNVTLNDCVHWCLPGPVDTWNEFLLHMLDVESKGYYSSKLERVF